From a single Pseudobutyrivibrio xylanivorans genomic region:
- the cbiB gene encoding adenosylcobinamide-phosphate synthase CbiB, whose protein sequence is MTAFLAGFVLDLLLGDPIGWPHPIRWIGNLISFLSKQFLEVADRSLDIETVFARKRRLGLLMVIIVITISVGICFLILYFAYTLNSIFGIIIEAVITYYCIAAKSLYTESMKVYTALKEEGLEAGRRAVSMIVGRDTASLDEDGVIKAAVETVAENTSDGVIAPLLYLAIGGPVLGIAYKAINTMDSMVGYKNDKYMDFGRAAAKLDDIVNFVPARISAWLMILACAFLGKDYSMRNAYRIFKRDRFNHASPNSAQTESVCAGALGLQLAGPASYFGKVVEKKYIGDRLRPISDEDIKRANILMFATEIIFEVLICMVVIFIEIA, encoded by the coding sequence ATGACAGCATTTTTAGCGGGCTTCGTCCTGGATCTTTTACTAGGTGATCCAATAGGCTGGCCACATCCAATCAGATGGATAGGAAATTTAATATCATTTTTATCTAAGCAGTTTCTGGAGGTGGCAGACAGAAGCCTTGATATTGAGACTGTTTTTGCAAGAAAAAGAAGGCTGGGACTTCTGATGGTAATTATCGTAATTACGATATCAGTGGGAATATGTTTTCTTATTCTTTATTTCGCATACACATTAAATTCAATATTTGGAATTATAATTGAAGCAGTGATTACATACTATTGTATTGCTGCAAAAAGCCTCTACACCGAGAGTATGAAGGTGTACACGGCTCTCAAAGAAGAAGGGCTTGAGGCAGGCAGACGTGCTGTGTCCATGATTGTGGGCCGAGATACAGCAAGTCTTGATGAAGATGGAGTGATTAAGGCGGCAGTTGAGACAGTTGCGGAGAATACTTCTGATGGCGTCATTGCACCTCTTTTATATCTGGCAATCGGTGGCCCAGTGCTTGGCATCGCCTACAAGGCTATAAACACCATGGATTCCATGGTAGGTTACAAAAATGACAAGTACATGGATTTTGGAAGAGCAGCAGCAAAGCTCGATGATATTGTAAATTTTGTACCAGCACGAATAAGTGCTTGGCTTATGATTTTGGCCTGCGCATTTCTTGGAAAAGATTATAGCATGAGGAATGCCTATAGGATTTTCAAAAGAGACCGGTTTAATCATGCCAGTCCAAACTCCGCACAAACTGAAAGTGTATGTGCAGGAGCTTTGGGACTTCAGCTTGCCGGCCCAGCAAGCTACTTCGGAAAAGTAGTGGAGAAGAAGTATATCGGAGATAGGCTGCGACCAATCTCGGATGAAGATATAAAACGTGCAAATATTTTGATGTTTGCGACAGAAATAATTTTTGAGGTTTTGATATGCATGGTGGTGATATTTATAGAAATAGCATAG
- a CDS encoding histidine phosphatase family protein → MTEVRHITFIRHGKTPGNERKAYIGITDEKLSTDGQELIKNRVYPPADIVFSSPLARCIETAEIIYPGMKPVIVQDLRETDFGLFEGKNYQELADNPEYQRWIDSGGTEAFPKGESPAAANERFLRGFQEVLKNIGDAEDISIVAHGGTIMAVLSHYFGGDFYSYMTENGEGYTFDLSHDSIFSGLRPGSFTR, encoded by the coding sequence ATGACTGAGGTAAGACATATTACTTTTATTCGCCATGGTAAAACCCCTGGCAATGAAAGAAAAGCATATATCGGAATTACAGATGAAAAGCTTAGCACAGATGGGCAGGAACTAATCAAAAACAGGGTTTACCCACCTGCAGATATTGTTTTTTCAAGTCCTTTGGCACGCTGTATCGAAACTGCGGAGATAATATACCCAGGAATGAAGCCTGTGATTGTTCAGGATCTTCGAGAGACCGATTTTGGTCTTTTTGAGGGGAAGAACTACCAGGAGCTGGCGGACAATCCAGAGTATCAGCGTTGGATTGATAGTGGTGGAACAGAAGCCTTTCCTAAGGGGGAAAGTCCAGCTGCGGCAAACGAGAGATTCCTAAGGGGATTTCAGGAAGTACTTAAAAACATTGGGGATGCAGAGGATATTTCTATTGTTGCCCATGGGGGCACAATCATGGCTGTTTTGAGCCATTATTTTGGCGGGGATTTTTACTCATACATGACAGAGAATGGCGAGGGATACACTTTTGATTTATCACATGACAGCATTTTTAGCGGGCTTCGTCCTGGATCTTTTACTAGGTGA
- a CDS encoding bifunctional adenosylcobinamide kinase/adenosylcobinamide-phosphate guanylyltransferase: MVLVVGGSYQGKTDYASENFSNANCLNHLHLFIKERLEAGKIQQEILEEIRAIVTDGDWVIISDEIGNGVVPQQEFDRQWREVTGRILISLAKEATEVYKVVCGIAVKVK, from the coding sequence ATGGTTTTAGTTGTAGGCGGCAGCTATCAGGGGAAGACTGATTATGCCAGCGAAAATTTTTCGAATGCAAATTGCCTGAATCATCTTCATCTGTTTATTAAAGAGCGACTTGAGGCAGGCAAGATACAGCAGGAAATCTTAGAAGAGATAAGAGCGATAGTTACTGACGGAGACTGGGTAATCATCTCTGATGAAATTGGAAATGGAGTGGTTCCACAGCAGGAGTTTGACCGCCAGTGGAGAGAGGTTACAGGTCGCATTCTAATTAGCCTTGCTAAAGAGGCGACTGAAGTATACAAGGTGGTTTGCGGAATCGCTGTAAAGGTTAAATAA
- a CDS encoding adenosylcobinamide-GDP ribazoletransferase codes for MKILKSIAVAFSMYSRIPMPHFEWASDDMKYHLIFFPWVGAVIGVLEYALYYLYEKYQYPHLALAALALAIPLVVTGGFHLDGYMDVTDALSSWQTKEKRLEIMKDPHIGAFSVINLVTLGLIMFAAILMMTKEAFITWCFSFFVVRCLSGICVVRGKKAKEDGLLHTEAKTASDNIVFIALIVELIACFVYAFYVNPYPTIALIVVSFLSTVGYIRMAYKNFGGITGDLAGWFVVNTEMLIGAFVMALNVLQ; via the coding sequence ATGAAAATACTTAAATCAATAGCAGTAGCTTTTTCCATGTATTCAAGAATTCCTATGCCACATTTCGAATGGGCAAGTGATGATATGAAGTATCATCTGATTTTCTTTCCATGGGTAGGGGCGGTAATAGGCGTTTTGGAATATGCTTTATATTATTTATATGAGAAATATCAATATCCGCATTTGGCTTTGGCGGCGCTTGCACTTGCAATTCCACTGGTTGTTACAGGCGGCTTTCATTTGGATGGCTACATGGATGTGACCGATGCATTAAGCTCTTGGCAGACAAAGGAAAAGCGTCTTGAAATAATGAAGGACCCACACATTGGAGCCTTTTCAGTTATTAATCTTGTAACACTTGGACTTATAATGTTTGCAGCAATTCTGATGATGACCAAGGAAGCTTTTATCACCTGGTGCTTTTCATTTTTTGTTGTACGTTGCCTGAGTGGAATATGCGTTGTTCGAGGCAAGAAGGCCAAGGAAGATGGCTTGCTTCACACCGAGGCAAAGACGGCAAGTGACAATATTGTCTTTATCGCATTGATTGTGGAGCTAATAGCTTGTTTCGTATATGCGTTTTATGTTAATCCATATCCAACAATTGCTTTGATTGTGGTGTCTTTTTTATCGACAGTTGGTTACATTAGGATGGCCTACAAAAACTTTGGTGGAATCACAGGGGATTTGGCTGGCTGGTTTGTTGTAAATACTGAGATGTTAATTGGCGCATTTGTAATGGCTTTGAATGTGCTCCAATAG
- a CDS encoding bifunctional adenosylcobinamide kinase/adenosylcobinamide-phosphate guanylyltransferase has product MITLIYGGSGSGKSEFAEGFVCEKHYDIQYYLATMAAFDDEAKARIQKHREARAGKGFETIEQPFDAAKITNNINENGIILLECLSNLVANEMFRDGQIIPSEKCIEKIFEDLKVLAGHISELVIVSNDIFDDGVQYDETTMDYLKALGALNSMLASEAEEVYEVVVGIPLKIKG; this is encoded by the coding sequence ATGATTACATTAATCTATGGCGGAAGTGGCAGCGGCAAGTCGGAGTTTGCAGAAGGCTTTGTCTGCGAAAAGCATTATGACATTCAGTATTATCTTGCCACGATGGCAGCATTTGATGATGAGGCAAAGGCCAGAATTCAAAAGCATCGAGAAGCCAGAGCTGGCAAGGGCTTTGAAACGATTGAACAGCCTTTCGATGCCGCAAAAATCACAAACAATATAAACGAAAATGGAATAATTTTATTGGAGTGTCTATCGAATCTTGTGGCAAACGAGATGTTTAGAGATGGACAGATTATTCCATCAGAAAAATGCATCGAGAAGATCTTTGAAGATTTGAAAGTACTTGCAGGACACATCAGTGAGCTTGTTATTGTTTCAAATGATATTTTCGATGATGGAGTTCAATACGATGAAACCACAATGGATTATCTGAAGGCTCTTGGTGCGTTAAATTCAATGCTTGCCAGCGAAGCTGAAGAGGTTTACGAGGTTGTAGTTGGGATTCCGCTAAAAATAAAAGGGTGA
- a CDS encoding nicotinate-nucleotide--dimethylbenzimidazole phosphoribosyltransferase, with protein MGNERFLFDDVLENKLTVEPIDEAEVRKIKDSWDKVAKPINSFGNLENYHSKIAAIQGFEAPDLSHMRLIVCCGDHGVVEEGVSQTEQDVTRICATNIGMGITTAGVMAKSLGIDIVSVDVGINYAKEVPFTLNRRVKYGTCNFLKQPAMSVEEFSRAVQVGMDLVKDSKEEGYNVILVGEMGIGNTTSASVMAGYLLDLNAEAVTGRGAGLDDEGFSRKRAVVAMALAQYSGLSPVEICSNFGGLELAAMTGIVLGGGLYKVPIILDGMLSQVSALVAERLLENVKDYLIPSHISKEPVSEKLAKKLKLEPVFDAKMAVGEGAGAVMMANMLRLTDTAFHQALKFEDSEVEQYENFEVDK; from the coding sequence ATGGGGAATGAACGATTTCTGTTTGATGATGTGCTAGAAAACAAGCTGACAGTGGAGCCTATTGATGAGGCTGAGGTCAGAAAGATTAAAGATAGTTGGGACAAGGTTGCCAAGCCAATTAACAGCTTTGGAAATCTGGAAAACTATCATTCTAAAATTGCAGCAATTCAGGGATTCGAGGCACCTGATTTATCTCACATGCGCTTGATAGTCTGCTGTGGCGACCATGGAGTCGTTGAAGAGGGTGTCAGCCAGACTGAGCAGGATGTTACCAGAATCTGTGCCACAAATATCGGCATGGGTATCACCACTGCCGGTGTGATGGCAAAATCTCTTGGAATCGATATTGTTTCTGTTGACGTTGGAATTAATTACGCCAAGGAGGTTCCATTCACTTTGAATCGCAGAGTGAAGTATGGTACCTGCAATTTCCTTAAGCAGCCTGCAATGTCTGTGGAGGAGTTCTCCAGAGCAGTTCAGGTTGGTATGGACTTGGTAAAGGATAGCAAGGAGGAAGGCTACAATGTTATTCTCGTTGGCGAGATGGGAATTGGAAATACCACCTCAGCTTCTGTAATGGCAGGCTATCTTTTGGATTTGAATGCAGAGGCTGTAACAGGTCGCGGCGCAGGCCTTGATGATGAAGGCTTTAGTCGCAAGCGTGCTGTAGTTGCCATGGCATTGGCTCAGTACAGCGGTCTTTCTCCAGTGGAAATTTGCAGCAATTTCGGTGGGCTTGAGCTAGCTGCCATGACAGGAATTGTTTTGGGCGGTGGCTTGTACAAGGTCCCAATTATTCTTGACGGAATGCTCAGCCAGGTTTCTGCACTTGTGGCAGAGCGTCTTCTTGAAAATGTAAAGGATTATCTGATTCCATCACACATCAGCAAGGAGCCTGTTTCTGAAAAGCTTGCAAAGAAGCTTAAGCTGGAGCCAGTATTCGATGCAAAGATGGCTGTGGGCGAGGGAGCTGGCGCAGTTATGATGGCTAATATGCTTCGCCTTACGGATACGGCTTTCCATCAGGCTTTGAAGTTTGAGGATTCCGAAGTAGAGCAGTATGAAAATTTTGAGGTAGATAAATAG
- a CDS encoding cobyrinate a,c-diamide synthase: MNYSRIMIAAPKSGSGKTTITCGLLAVLKAQGMNPCSFKCGPDYIDPMFHRTVLEIPSGNLDTFFTDDDTTRQLFAKEYSGNIAVIEGVMGLYDGVGGTEETGSSYDLARVLKAPIILVLDAKGAGRSILAEIKGFLDYDKHNLIKGVILNRTSPAFGDKLGELIEKELKIKYLGSVPATKGVELSSRHLGLVLPEEIETIHEKLELMANAVAQSVDTSKIIKIAESAAKLDIIEDKKTQEQESAVRLAVAYDRAFCFYYRENLQLLQDMGAELVYFSPLNDKHLPENISGLLLGGGYPENYLRELSRNSIIKSEIKSVIESGMPVLAECGGFMYLMDSVSDKENRKYDMAGAISGAAWFVGKLVRFGYVTIDDGKMKIRGHEFHYYDTDNNGEACVAKKPMGGKQWQCTHHFGGSYAGFPHLYYPSNPDFVKNFVEAMKNYGE; this comes from the coding sequence TTGAACTACTCTAGAATTATGATTGCTGCCCCAAAGAGCGGCAGTGGCAAAACGACAATTACATGCGGATTATTGGCTGTGCTGAAGGCTCAGGGCATGAATCCGTGTAGCTTTAAGTGCGGCCCGGATTATATCGACCCGATGTTTCATCGAACTGTGCTAGAAATTCCATCGGGAAACCTTGATACATTTTTTACAGATGATGATACCACCAGACAGCTATTTGCAAAGGAATATTCAGGCAACATAGCTGTTATCGAAGGTGTCATGGGCCTTTATGATGGAGTCGGTGGCACAGAGGAGACTGGTTCAAGCTATGATCTGGCAAGAGTGCTTAAGGCTCCGATTATTCTTGTGCTTGATGCAAAGGGAGCAGGCCGTTCTATTCTTGCTGAGATAAAGGGCTTTTTAGACTACGACAAGCACAATCTAATCAAGGGCGTGATTTTGAACAGGACAAGTCCAGCCTTTGGAGACAAGCTTGGAGAGCTTATCGAAAAGGAATTAAAGATAAAATATCTAGGCTCGGTCCCTGCCACGAAGGGCGTGGAGCTCAGCAGTAGACATTTGGGACTTGTTCTTCCTGAAGAGATTGAGACCATTCACGAGAAGCTTGAGCTGATGGCAAATGCTGTAGCTCAGAGTGTGGATACATCTAAAATAATAAAAATTGCCGAATCCGCAGCAAAATTAGATATAATAGAAGATAAGAAAACTCAGGAGCAGGAGTCCGCTGTCAGATTGGCGGTTGCCTACGATAGAGCCTTTTGCTTTTACTATCGGGAGAATCTGCAGCTGCTCCAGGACATGGGAGCAGAGCTTGTTTATTTCTCACCTTTGAATGATAAGCATCTTCCAGAGAATATTTCTGGACTCTTGCTTGGCGGCGGTTATCCTGAGAATTATCTCAGGGAGCTTTCGAGAAATTCAATTATCAAAAGTGAGATTAAATCTGTTATTGAATCGGGCATGCCAGTTCTTGCAGAGTGCGGCGGTTTTATGTATCTGATGGATTCAGTTTCAGATAAGGAAAATCGTAAATACGATATGGCGGGAGCCATTTCTGGTGCAGCCTGGTTTGTGGGTAAGCTTGTTAGATTTGGCTATGTGACAATAGATGATGGCAAAATGAAGATTCGCGGTCATGAGTTCCACTATTATGACACGGATAATAATGGTGAAGCCTGCGTTGCCAAAAAGCCAATGGGGGGTAAACAGTGGCAATGCACTCATCATTTTGGTGGTTCCTATGCGGGATTCCCACATCTGTATTATCCATCTAACCCAGACTTTGTAAAAAATTTTGTGGAGGCTATGAAAAATTATGGGGAATGA
- a CDS encoding ABC transporter permease: MLIENCKLAIRSIKANKLRAFLTMLGIIIGVAAVITIMTIGDSMTAQQVKQMSELGMQNMDFYISQIDWNEEVSEDDRKAAELTAEDLHDMAQHFEDKIAAISVKSQAGSGKVNKLGKEASVNVYGISVGYLKANNVKLSAGNFFDQYAYEKGSKVAIVSEKFAQQLFGENYNPDSVLGTDAEILMDSDFLDVTIVGIYEPIQDLMSIYGFGNDKNTDVYIPLQTAFDFKHEVSYDSVVIVAAEGVDMNTFPTEVTNYENERMASRLKDIFSISTYTNKSMVDSQQQTMSQMTAAFALIAAIALLVGGIGVMNIMTVSITERTKEIGTRKALGAEDSMIMFQFISEAIILCLIGGVIGMILGLSLGVLVDKVMGFPVNISFTSIYLSIGFATAIGVIFGYAPAKHAAKLNPIDALRYE, translated from the coding sequence ATGTTAATCGAGAACTGTAAACTAGCAATAAGAAGTATAAAGGCCAACAAGCTTCGAGCTTTTTTGACTATGCTTGGTATTATCATAGGTGTTGCGGCAGTTATCACTATCATGACTATTGGTGATTCAATGACAGCCCAACAGGTTAAGCAGATGTCTGAGCTTGGCATGCAGAATATGGATTTTTATATAAGTCAGATAGACTGGAATGAGGAAGTATCTGAGGATGATCGGAAGGCTGCCGAATTAACAGCTGAGGATTTGCATGATATGGCCCAGCATTTCGAGGATAAGATAGCTGCAATTTCTGTAAAGTCTCAGGCTGGAAGTGGCAAGGTAAACAAGCTTGGTAAAGAAGCAAGCGTTAATGTTTATGGAATTAGCGTGGGTTATTTAAAGGCTAATAATGTGAAGCTTTCTGCAGGAAATTTCTTCGACCAGTATGCTTATGAAAAAGGTAGCAAGGTGGCAATAGTCTCAGAAAAATTTGCCCAGCAGCTTTTCGGAGAAAACTATAATCCTGACTCAGTACTTGGAACAGACGCAGAGATTCTGATGGATTCAGATTTTTTGGATGTTACCATAGTAGGAATTTATGAGCCAATACAGGATCTTATGTCAATCTATGGCTTTGGAAATGATAAAAATACAGATGTGTATATTCCACTGCAGACAGCCTTTGATTTCAAGCATGAGGTTAGCTATGATTCTGTTGTGATTGTGGCAGCTGAAGGAGTGGATATGAACACCTTCCCTACAGAAGTTACAAATTATGAAAATGAGAGAATGGCCTCTAGATTAAAGGACATCTTTTCAATCTCTACTTATACCAATAAGAGTATGGTGGATAGTCAGCAGCAGACAATGAGTCAGATGACCGCTGCCTTTGCATTAATTGCTGCTATTGCTTTGTTGGTTGGTGGTATTGGTGTCATGAATATCATGACTGTATCAATCACTGAGCGAACCAAGGAAATCGGTACAAGAAAGGCCCTTGGGGCAGAAGATTCGATGATTATGTTCCAGTTTATAAGTGAGGCAATTATTCTTTGTCTGATTGGTGGAGTTATAGGAATGATATTGGGATTGTCCCTTGGTGTATTAGTTGATAAAGTCATGGGATTTCCAGTTAATATCTCATTTACAAGTATTTATCTTTCTATTGGATTTGCAACTGCAATCGGCGTTATCTTCGGATATGCACCAGCTAAGCATGCAGCCAAATTAAATCCTATTGATGCCCTTAGATATGAATAA
- a CDS encoding ABC transporter ATP-binding protein — MLTNENELLLSARGIRKSYYIGSPNELEILHGIDLDVYKGEFVSVVGQSGSGKSTLMNILGILDRQTAGEYTLDGIDISNAPAKQLARLRNKHIGFVFQTYNLIARTDALSNVEMPMLYGGLGAKERRERAVELLKMVGMEERMHHNPDELSGGQKQRVAIARAMANDPDLILADEPTGALDSATGHLVMDIFHELHEKQGKTIVLITHSNELAAETSRIVTISDGAIISDTANA; from the coding sequence ATGTTGACTAATGAAAATGAACTCTTGTTAAGTGCAAGAGGTATTAGAAAAAGTTATTATATCGGTTCACCGAACGAACTGGAAATCCTTCATGGAATAGATTTGGATGTATATAAAGGTGAGTTTGTTTCCGTAGTTGGACAGTCTGGTTCAGGAAAAAGTACCCTGATGAATATACTTGGAATTCTGGATAGACAAACTGCAGGTGAGTATACCTTAGATGGAATCGACATTTCTAATGCGCCAGCAAAACAATTAGCCAGGCTTAGAAATAAACATATTGGATTTGTTTTTCAAACCTATAATTTGATTGCCAGGACAGATGCACTTTCAAATGTGGAAATGCCAATGCTTTATGGAGGCTTGGGCGCCAAAGAGAGAAGAGAGCGAGCAGTAGAACTCCTTAAAATGGTTGGTATGGAAGAAAGAATGCATCATAATCCAGACGAGCTTTCAGGTGGACAAAAGCAAAGAGTGGCTATAGCCAGAGCCATGGCGAACGATCCGGATTTGATTCTCGCGGATGAGCCTACTGGAGCTTTGGATTCTGCTACTGGCCATTTGGTTATGGATATTTTCCATGAGTTGCATGAAAAGCAGGGTAAGACAATTGTGCTTATCACTCATTCAAATGAGCTTGCTGCTGAAACCTCTAGAATTGTAACTATTAGTGATGGGGCGATTATCTCAGATACGGCAAATGCCTAA
- a CDS encoding efflux RND transporter periplasmic adaptor subunit has product MNKKTVLKIVAGVVVVSMVCGGVYFKFMKPQDIEVETVPTVNVTKQTIEKTISATGSIIAAQETTALASTTGTYPVAEVYVSIGDEVKVGDPLYKLDMSEKQNELSYQQKAYSLLQQKNDIAMANAELELDKQLDAGAVKVVDSNKEVADANKSKEDNESKVKKAEDALGDARRAADRAESDMNAASESGDQAAYAAARDKYDAALSAVRSAESALTTAKEAVKDADKKIETSTEAQGRTQKEMDRENLFKSRAIESAKLDSQANTIDNQKAIATTKAELDKATVYATQDGVVTNVNIKPGQTYSGAEAAVVIDDMTTLKASADIDEALIPKIKLGQTVNIKTDATEDEVLTGKVTFISPTATKDSDKDKKSDSSTASVSKKRATYRVDVTLDGVNEVLRLGMTAKMTFLIDKKDNVLAVPSAIIQKDEEGKDYVVVQKSEGETENVTVTTGLSDDYYTEVSGTGIKEGKVIIDSNEAGIDDMLLSMGADGGINVD; this is encoded by the coding sequence ATGAACAAGAAGACCGTATTAAAAATTGTGGCTGGTGTAGTTGTTGTATCAATGGTTTGTGGCGGTGTTTACTTTAAGTTTATGAAGCCGCAGGATATTGAGGTTGAAACAGTACCCACAGTTAATGTAACAAAGCAGACTATTGAAAAGACTATTTCTGCTACTGGATCAATTATTGCAGCTCAGGAAACTACAGCGCTTGCAAGCACGACAGGAACTTACCCTGTTGCTGAGGTGTATGTTTCTATAGGCGATGAGGTTAAGGTGGGAGATCCTCTTTACAAGCTTGATATGTCAGAAAAACAAAATGAACTTAGCTATCAGCAGAAGGCATACAGCTTACTGCAGCAGAAAAATGATATTGCAATGGCTAACGCAGAGCTTGAGCTTGATAAGCAGCTGGATGCTGGAGCAGTGAAGGTGGTTGACTCTAACAAAGAGGTTGCCGATGCTAACAAGTCAAAAGAGGATAATGAGAGTAAGGTAAAAAAAGCTGAGGATGCACTTGGTGATGCAAGACGCGCAGCAGATCGTGCGGAATCAGATATGAATGCAGCAAGTGAAAGTGGTGACCAGGCAGCCTATGCAGCAGCTAGAGATAAATATGATGCGGCTTTGTCAGCAGTAAGATCAGCTGAGTCAGCCCTTACTACAGCTAAAGAAGCTGTGAAGGATGCAGACAAAAAGATTGAGACAAGCACTGAGGCTCAGGGCAGAACTCAAAAAGAGATGGACAGAGAAAATCTTTTTAAGAGCCGCGCAATCGAATCTGCCAAGTTAGATAGTCAGGCCAACACTATTGATAATCAAAAGGCAATTGCCACAACAAAGGCTGAGCTCGATAAGGCAACTGTTTATGCTACACAGGATGGTGTTGTAACAAATGTAAATATCAAACCAGGTCAGACTTATTCGGGCGCTGAAGCAGCAGTTGTTATAGATGATATGACTACCCTTAAGGCATCTGCGGATATTGACGAGGCTTTGATTCCAAAGATTAAATTGGGTCAGACAGTTAACATTAAAACTGATGCCACAGAAGATGAGGTTCTTACTGGAAAAGTAACCTTTATTTCTCCAACAGCTACAAAGGATAGTGACAAGGATAAGAAAAGCGATTCTTCAACAGCTTCAGTTTCAAAGAAGCGTGCTACTTATCGTGTTGATGTAACTCTAGATGGTGTTAACGAAGTACTTAGACTTGGAATGACTGCAAAGATGACATTTTTGATTGACAAGAAAGATAATGTTCTTGCTGTACCATCTGCAATTATTCAGAAGGATGAGGAAGGTAAGGATTACGTTGTGGTTCAGAAGTCTGAAGGTGAAACTGAAAATGTCACAGTAACAACAGGTTTGTCTGATGATTACTATACCGAGGTTTCTGGAACAGGTATTAAAGAAGGCAAAGTCATTATTGATAGCAATGAGGCCGGTATTGATGATATGTTGCTTAGCATGGGTGCTGATGGGGGTATAAATGTTGACTAA
- a CDS encoding AAA family ATPase — protein MKIIGRKREKDCLLQCLYSKRPEFIVVYGRRRVGKTYLIREYFNRQFSFYTTGLTDEKTKGQLRAFTESLKAYGSNDTSLPKDWFEAFSRLRNILEKENVYREPINNKRVIFLDELPWMDTARSDFKSALDYFWNSWASAQEDLVLITCGSATSWIINNLLNSKKGFHNRVTRRIQLAPFSLAECEELYSFNDVVMTRNQMIECYMVFGGIPHYLNMLDSRLSLAQNINELCFKEYGELHNEYHNLFYSLFDKPEKHIAILEALSRKKEGLTRNDLAKNESIGGGSVLTKNLRELEECGFIRKFNNYTQEENNALYQLIDPFTLFSLHFIKNKKFDSWNEYLNTPGYNAWRGNSFEIVCINHINQIKASLGISGIETNEFSWRSSSTDKSAQIDLIIDRKDGVINLCEMKYTNEEYSLEHDEYYKLQNRMTIFQKESETKKAIHITLVSANGLKKSKYSGIIQNVISGEDLFSH, from the coding sequence ATGAAAATAATCGGACGAAAAAGAGAAAAAGACTGCTTATTGCAGTGCCTCTATTCTAAGAGACCAGAATTTATAGTTGTGTATGGTAGAAGAAGAGTCGGTAAGACCTACCTTATCAGAGAATATTTTAATAGACAGTTTTCTTTTTATACCACTGGTCTCACAGATGAAAAGACCAAGGGGCAACTGCGAGCTTTTACAGAGAGTTTGAAAGCTTATGGCAGTAATGATACTTCATTACCAAAAGATTGGTTCGAAGCCTTTTCACGCTTAAGAAATATTCTTGAAAAGGAAAATGTCTATCGAGAACCTATCAATAACAAACGTGTAATATTTCTTGATGAGCTCCCATGGATGGATACAGCACGCTCAGATTTTAAAAGTGCACTAGATTATTTTTGGAATAGTTGGGCATCAGCTCAAGAAGATTTAGTTTTAATAACATGTGGTTCAGCTACTTCTTGGATAATTAATAATCTCCTAAATAGTAAAAAAGGATTTCATAATAGAGTTACGAGACGAATTCAGCTTGCACCATTTTCTTTAGCAGAATGTGAAGAACTATATAGTTTTAATGATGTCGTAATGACAAGGAATCAGATGATTGAATGCTATATGGTTTTTGGTGGAATCCCTCATTACTTAAATATGTTAGATTCAAGGCTAAGTTTGGCGCAGAATATAAACGAGCTTTGCTTTAAGGAATATGGCGAACTACACAATGAGTATCACAATCTGTTTTATTCTTTATTTGATAAACCAGAAAAGCATATAGCTATATTAGAAGCACTCTCAAGAAAAAAAGAAGGGCTTACACGAAATGATTTAGCAAAAAACGAATCTATCGGTGGCGGTTCAGTCCTAACAAAGAATCTCCGGGAATTGGAAGAATGCGGATTCATTCGCAAGTTCAATAACTATACACAAGAAGAAAATAATGCTTTATACCAGTTGATAGATCCGTTTACGCTATTTAGTTTACATTTTATAAAAAATAAAAAATTTGATTCGTGGAATGAATATCTTAATACTCCAGGGTATAATGCTTGGCGCGGTAATTCATTTGAAATAGTATGTATAAATCATATCAATCAGATAAAAGCTTCACTTGGAATTAGCGGAATTGAGACAAACGAGTTTTCTTGGAGAAGTAGTAGCACAGACAAAAGCGCTCAAATTGATTTAATTATTGATAGAAAAGATGGTGTAATTAATCTTTGCGAGATGAAATACACAAATGAAGAATACTCATTGGAGCACGATGAATATTACAAGCTTCAAAATCGTATGACTATTTTCCAAAAAGAGTCAGAAACTAAGAAAGCTATACACATAACATTAGTAAGTGCAAATGGCCTAAAAAAAAGTAAGTATTCCGGCATAATTCAAAATGTCATTTCTGGAGAAGATTTATTTTCACATTAA